One genomic segment of Ipomoea triloba cultivar NCNSP0323 chromosome 9, ASM357664v1 includes these proteins:
- the LOC116029990 gene encoding importin-11 isoform X1 yields the protein MALSAADLPAMYSLLTNSLSADQSVRKPAEAALAQSESRPGFCSCLMEVIAAKDLTAQGDVRLMASVYFKNSINRYWRNKRDSMGISSEEKLYLRQKLLAHLREENYQVALTLSVIISKIARIDYPREWPDLFSSLAQQLQSADILTSHRIFMIIFRTLKELSTKRLASDQRNFAEISTQFFEYCWHLWQTDVQTILHGFSALAQNFGTNTSELCHDDLYLTCERWFLCSKIVRQLVISGFPSDAKTLQEVRHVKEVSPVLLNAIQSFLPFYSSFQEQHPKFLNFVKQACTKLMKILVAVQQRHPYSFGDKCVLQPIIDSCVKTIVDPDPHIMSFEQFLIQCMIMLKTVLECKEYKATLTGRVVDENGSTFEQMKKNISSSVSRLLASLFYHDRVILLCNVLIRRYFVLTASDLSEWYQNPELFHHEQDSVLWSEKLRPCAEALYIVLFENHSQLLGPVVLSILQEAMNGCPFSVNEIAPALLLKDAAYGAAAYVYYELSNLLSFKDWFNGALSIELTNDHPNMRIIHRKVALILGQWVSEIKDDTRRAVYCSLIKLLQDGDLCVRLAACRSLYFHIEDANFNEPEFSDLLPICWDLCFKLIDEVQEFDSKVQVLNTISALVAHITEVIPFANKLVVFFQKAWEESSGESLLQIQLLTALKNFVVALGYQSPICYNILLPILRSVINVDSPDELLEDGMQLWEATLINAPSMVSELLGCFPCLVEILERSFDHLKVAANIIEDYIILGGREFLSMHTSSVTKFLDLVVGNVNDRGLLSILPVVDILVQCFPVEVPQLISISLQKLIVICLTGGDDHDPSKTAVKASAAALLARILVMNTNYLGQLTSEPSLSASLQKAGFPSEENILLCLVDIWLDKADNVTSHQKKTISLALSIILTLRLPQVLDKLEQILSVCTSVILGGGEEDLTEEESSSDNISSSRPNFPSKELRRRQIKFSDPINQISLENSVRENLQTCSALFGESFNAAIGKMHPSVFAQVKQALKMP from the exons ATGGCGCTATCGGCCGCCGACTTGCCGGCGATGTACTCGCTGCTAACCAACTCACTGAGCGCCGACCAGAGCGTGCGCAAGCCAGCTGAGGCCGCTCTCGCTCAGTCTGAGAGCCGCCCCGGTTTTTGCTCCTGCCTCATG GAAGTCATCGCGGCCAAGGATTTAACAGCTCAAGGGGATGTTCGATTAATGGCATCTGTGTACTTTAAGAACAGCATTAACAGATATTGGAGGAACAAGCGCGACTCAAT GGGAATTAGCAGTGAAGAGAAGTTATATTTAAGACAAAAACTTTTGGCACACTTGAGAGAAGAGAATTACCAG GTTGCCCTTACTTTATCGGTGATCATTTCAAAAATTGCCCGCATCGACTATCCCAGAGAATG GCCAGATCTCTTTTCCAGTTTAGCACAACAACTTCAATCGGCTGATATTTTAACTTCCCACAGAATTTTCATGATTATTTTCCGCACTCTGAAGGAGTTGTCTACAAAGCGTCTTGCTTCAGACCAAAGGAACTTTGCTGAG ATATCAACACAATTCTTTGAATACTGCTGGCATCTTTGGCAGACTGATGTTCAGACTATACTTCATGGTTTCTCAGCCCTTGCCCAAAACTTTGGCACAAATACCTCTGAATTATGTCATGATGATCTTTACCTAACTTGTGAGAGATGGTTTTTGTGTTCCAAGATAGTTCGTCAGTTGGTAATTTCTGGCTTTCCAAGCGATGCAAAGACCTTGCAG GAGGTCCGGCATGTCAAAGAGGTCTCTCCAGTGCTTTTGAATGCCATTCAGTCATTTCTTCCATTTT ATTCCTCTTTCCAAGAGCAACATCCAAAATTCTTGAACTTTGTAAAGCAGGCATGTACAAAGttaatgaaaattttagttGCAGTTCAGCAGCGGCACCCTTATTCATTCGGGGATAAATGCGTTCTGCAACCCATTATTGATTCCTGTGTTAAAACAATTGTAGATCCAGACCCACATATAATGTCCTTTGAACAATTCTTGATTCAATGTATGATAATGTTGAAAACCGTTTTGGAATGTAAAGAGTACAAGGCAACCTTGACTGGACGTGTGGTGGATGAAAATGGGAGCACATTTGAGCAAATGAAGAAAAACATTTCTAGTTCAGTTTCCAGGCTCCTTGCTTCTCTTTTTTATCATGACAGGGTAATACTGCTATGTAATGTCCTTATCAGGAG GTACTTTGTTCTGACAGCAAGTGATTTGTCAGAGTGGTACCAGAATCCTGAGTTATTTCATCATGAACAGGATTCAGTTCTATGGTCAGAAAAACTAAGGCCATGTGCTGAAGCGCTATATATTGTTTTGTTTGAAAATCATAGTCAG CTGCTAGGACCTGTTGTGCTCTCTATACTGCAAGAAGCTATGAATGGCTGTCCCTTTTCAGTCAATGAAATAGCACCAGCATTACTACTTAAGGATGCTGCTTATGGTGCTGCTGCATATGTTTATTATGAGCTTTCAAATCTTCTGAGCTTTAAAGACTG GTTCAATGGTGCATTATCTATCGAGCTCACAAATGACCACCCAAATATGCGGATCATACACAGAAAAGTTGCATTGATCCTTGGACAATGGGTTTCAGAG ATTAAAGATGATACTAGGCGAGCTGTGTACTGTTCTCTGATTAAATTGCTTCAGGATGGAGATTTATGTGTCAGG CTGGCAGCGTGTCGTTCCTTGTATTTTCATATTGAAGATGCAAACTTTAACGAGCCAGAATTTTCAGATCTTCTTCCCATTTGTTGGGATTTATGCTTCAAATTGATAGATGAAGTACAAGAATTTGACTCCAAG GTTCAGGTTTTGAATACAATCTCTGCTCTTGTAGCTCACATTACTGAAGTTATTCCATTTGCAAACAAGTTGGTGGTGTTTTTCCAGAAG GCCTGGGAGGAATCTTCTGGTGAAAGCCTTTTGCAGATTCAGCTTCTTACTGCACTGAAAAATTTTGTGGTAGCTCTTGGTTATCAGTCACCCATCTGTTACAATATTTTGTTGCCAATTTTACGAAGTGTGATTAATGTAGATAGCCCTGATGAGCTACTTGAAGATGGCATGCAG TTATGGGAAGCCACACTTATTAATGCTCCATCAATGGTATCAGAACTACTTGGATGTTTTCCTTGTTTAGTGGAAATTCTGGAAAGAAGTTTTGATCACTTGAAG GTTGCTGCAAATATTATTGAGGACTACATAATTTTGGGTGGAAGGGAATTTCTTAGTATGCACACTTCTAGTGTCACTAAATTTCTTGATCTGGTGGTTGGAAATGTCAATGACCGTGGGCTACTTTCAATACTTCCCGTGGTTGATATTCTGGTTCAG TGTTTTCCGGTGGAAGTGCCTCAACTAATCAGCATCAGTCTGCAG AAATTAATTGTCATATGCTTGACTGGAGGAGATGATCATGATCCTTCCAAGACGGCTGTAAAAGCATCTGCAGCAGCTCTACTGGCAAGGATTTTGGTCATGAATACAAATTATCTTGGGCAATTAACGTCTGAACCCTCACTCTCAGCAAGTCTTCAGAAAGCTGGTTTCCCTTCAGAAGAAAATATTCTTCTTTGCCTGGTTGACATATGGCTTGACAAG GCTGACAATGTGACTTCACATCAGAAGAAGACAATTAGTTTAGCCCTTTCGATAATTTTGACATTAAGGCTGCCTCAAGTACTAGATAAACTCGAACAGATTCTAAG TGTCTGTACGAGTGTAATACTGGGGGGAGGCGAGGAGGACCTAACTGAAGAAGAGTCCAG CAGCGACAACATTAGTTCTAGCAGGCCAAATTTTCCAAGCAAAGAATTGAGGAGGAGACAG ATTAAATTCTCAGATCCGATCAATCAGATTTCTCTAGAGAACTCGGTGAGAGAAAATCTTCAGACATGTTCAGCTCTTTTTGGAGAGTCTTTTAATGCAGCCATTGGTAAAATGCACCCATCGGTCTTTGCCCAAGTAAAACAAGCATTGAAAATGCCATAG
- the LOC116029990 gene encoding importin-11 isoform X2 produces the protein MALSAADLPAMYSLLTNSLSADQSVRKPAEAALAQSESRPGFCSCLMEVIAAKDLTAQGDVRLMASVYFKNSINRYWRNKRDSMGISSEEKLYLRQKLLAHLREENYQVALTLSVIISKIARIDYPREWPDLFSSLAQQLQSADILTSHRIFMIIFRTLKELSTKRLASDQRNFAEISTQFFEYCWHLWQTDVQTILHGFSALAQNFGTNTSELCHDDLYLTCERWFLCSKIVRQLVISGFPSDAKTLQEVRHVKEVSPVLLNAIQSFLPFYSSFQEQHPKFLNFVKQACTKLMKILVAVQQRHPYSFGDKCVLQPIIDSCVKTIVDPDPHIMSFEQFLIQCMIMLKTVLECKEYKATLTGRVVDENGSTFEQMKKNISSSVSRLLASLFYHDRVILLCNVLIRRYFVLTASDLSEWYQNPELFHHEQDSVLWSEKLRPCAEALYIVLFENHSQLLGPVVLSILQEAMNGCPFSVNEIAPALLLKDAAYGAAAYVYYELSNLLSFKDWFNGALSIELTNDHPNMRIIHRKVALILGQWVSEIKDDTRRAVYCSLIKLLQDGDLCVRLAACRSLYFHIEDANFNEPEFSDLLPICWDLCFKLIDEVQEFDSKVQVLNTISALVAHITEVIPFANKLVVFFQKAWEESSGESLLQIQLLTALKNFVVALGYQSPICYNILLPILRSVINVDSPDELLEDGMQLWEATLINAPSMVSELLGCFPCLVEILERSFDHLKVAANIIEDYIILGGREFLSMHTSSVTKFLDLVVGNVNDRGLLSILPVVDILVQCFPVEVPQLISISLQKLIVICLTGGDDHDPSKTAVKASAAALLARILVMNTNYLGQLTSEPSLSASLQKAGFPSEENILLCLVDIWLDKADNVTSHQKKTISLALSIILTLRLPQVLDKLEQILSVCTSVILGGGEEDLTEEESSDNISSSRPNFPSKELRRRQIKFSDPINQISLENSVRENLQTCSALFGESFNAAIGKMHPSVFAQVKQALKMP, from the exons ATGGCGCTATCGGCCGCCGACTTGCCGGCGATGTACTCGCTGCTAACCAACTCACTGAGCGCCGACCAGAGCGTGCGCAAGCCAGCTGAGGCCGCTCTCGCTCAGTCTGAGAGCCGCCCCGGTTTTTGCTCCTGCCTCATG GAAGTCATCGCGGCCAAGGATTTAACAGCTCAAGGGGATGTTCGATTAATGGCATCTGTGTACTTTAAGAACAGCATTAACAGATATTGGAGGAACAAGCGCGACTCAAT GGGAATTAGCAGTGAAGAGAAGTTATATTTAAGACAAAAACTTTTGGCACACTTGAGAGAAGAGAATTACCAG GTTGCCCTTACTTTATCGGTGATCATTTCAAAAATTGCCCGCATCGACTATCCCAGAGAATG GCCAGATCTCTTTTCCAGTTTAGCACAACAACTTCAATCGGCTGATATTTTAACTTCCCACAGAATTTTCATGATTATTTTCCGCACTCTGAAGGAGTTGTCTACAAAGCGTCTTGCTTCAGACCAAAGGAACTTTGCTGAG ATATCAACACAATTCTTTGAATACTGCTGGCATCTTTGGCAGACTGATGTTCAGACTATACTTCATGGTTTCTCAGCCCTTGCCCAAAACTTTGGCACAAATACCTCTGAATTATGTCATGATGATCTTTACCTAACTTGTGAGAGATGGTTTTTGTGTTCCAAGATAGTTCGTCAGTTGGTAATTTCTGGCTTTCCAAGCGATGCAAAGACCTTGCAG GAGGTCCGGCATGTCAAAGAGGTCTCTCCAGTGCTTTTGAATGCCATTCAGTCATTTCTTCCATTTT ATTCCTCTTTCCAAGAGCAACATCCAAAATTCTTGAACTTTGTAAAGCAGGCATGTACAAAGttaatgaaaattttagttGCAGTTCAGCAGCGGCACCCTTATTCATTCGGGGATAAATGCGTTCTGCAACCCATTATTGATTCCTGTGTTAAAACAATTGTAGATCCAGACCCACATATAATGTCCTTTGAACAATTCTTGATTCAATGTATGATAATGTTGAAAACCGTTTTGGAATGTAAAGAGTACAAGGCAACCTTGACTGGACGTGTGGTGGATGAAAATGGGAGCACATTTGAGCAAATGAAGAAAAACATTTCTAGTTCAGTTTCCAGGCTCCTTGCTTCTCTTTTTTATCATGACAGGGTAATACTGCTATGTAATGTCCTTATCAGGAG GTACTTTGTTCTGACAGCAAGTGATTTGTCAGAGTGGTACCAGAATCCTGAGTTATTTCATCATGAACAGGATTCAGTTCTATGGTCAGAAAAACTAAGGCCATGTGCTGAAGCGCTATATATTGTTTTGTTTGAAAATCATAGTCAG CTGCTAGGACCTGTTGTGCTCTCTATACTGCAAGAAGCTATGAATGGCTGTCCCTTTTCAGTCAATGAAATAGCACCAGCATTACTACTTAAGGATGCTGCTTATGGTGCTGCTGCATATGTTTATTATGAGCTTTCAAATCTTCTGAGCTTTAAAGACTG GTTCAATGGTGCATTATCTATCGAGCTCACAAATGACCACCCAAATATGCGGATCATACACAGAAAAGTTGCATTGATCCTTGGACAATGGGTTTCAGAG ATTAAAGATGATACTAGGCGAGCTGTGTACTGTTCTCTGATTAAATTGCTTCAGGATGGAGATTTATGTGTCAGG CTGGCAGCGTGTCGTTCCTTGTATTTTCATATTGAAGATGCAAACTTTAACGAGCCAGAATTTTCAGATCTTCTTCCCATTTGTTGGGATTTATGCTTCAAATTGATAGATGAAGTACAAGAATTTGACTCCAAG GTTCAGGTTTTGAATACAATCTCTGCTCTTGTAGCTCACATTACTGAAGTTATTCCATTTGCAAACAAGTTGGTGGTGTTTTTCCAGAAG GCCTGGGAGGAATCTTCTGGTGAAAGCCTTTTGCAGATTCAGCTTCTTACTGCACTGAAAAATTTTGTGGTAGCTCTTGGTTATCAGTCACCCATCTGTTACAATATTTTGTTGCCAATTTTACGAAGTGTGATTAATGTAGATAGCCCTGATGAGCTACTTGAAGATGGCATGCAG TTATGGGAAGCCACACTTATTAATGCTCCATCAATGGTATCAGAACTACTTGGATGTTTTCCTTGTTTAGTGGAAATTCTGGAAAGAAGTTTTGATCACTTGAAG GTTGCTGCAAATATTATTGAGGACTACATAATTTTGGGTGGAAGGGAATTTCTTAGTATGCACACTTCTAGTGTCACTAAATTTCTTGATCTGGTGGTTGGAAATGTCAATGACCGTGGGCTACTTTCAATACTTCCCGTGGTTGATATTCTGGTTCAG TGTTTTCCGGTGGAAGTGCCTCAACTAATCAGCATCAGTCTGCAG AAATTAATTGTCATATGCTTGACTGGAGGAGATGATCATGATCCTTCCAAGACGGCTGTAAAAGCATCTGCAGCAGCTCTACTGGCAAGGATTTTGGTCATGAATACAAATTATCTTGGGCAATTAACGTCTGAACCCTCACTCTCAGCAAGTCTTCAGAAAGCTGGTTTCCCTTCAGAAGAAAATATTCTTCTTTGCCTGGTTGACATATGGCTTGACAAG GCTGACAATGTGACTTCACATCAGAAGAAGACAATTAGTTTAGCCCTTTCGATAATTTTGACATTAAGGCTGCCTCAAGTACTAGATAAACTCGAACAGATTCTAAG TGTCTGTACGAGTGTAATACTGGGGGGAGGCGAGGAGGACCTAACTGAAGAAGAGTCCAG CGACAACATTAGTTCTAGCAGGCCAAATTTTCCAAGCAAAGAATTGAGGAGGAGACAG ATTAAATTCTCAGATCCGATCAATCAGATTTCTCTAGAGAACTCGGTGAGAGAAAATCTTCAGACATGTTCAGCTCTTTTTGGAGAGTCTTTTAATGCAGCCATTGGTAAAATGCACCCATCGGTCTTTGCCCAAGTAAAACAAGCATTGAAAATGCCATAG